One Streptomyces sp. RPA4-2 genomic window carries:
- a CDS encoding pyridoxal phosphate-dependent aminotransferase, giving the protein MSAATPPTERRVSARVGAISESATLAVDAKAKALKAAGRPVIGFGAGEPDFPTPDYIVQAAIEACSNPKYHRYTPAGGLPELKAAIAAKTLRDSGYEVEAAQVLVTNGGKQAIYEAFAALLDPGDEVIVPAPYWTTYPESIRLAGGVPVEVVADETTGYRVSVEQLEAARTEHTKVLLFVSPSNPTGAVYTREQVEEIGRWAADKGLWVLTDEIYEHLVYGDAEFHSVPVVVPELADKCIVVNGVAKTYAMTGWRVGWVIGPKDVIKAATNLQSHATSNVSNVAQVAALAAVSGDLTAVAEMREAFDRRRKTIVRMLNEIEGVLCPEPEGAFYAYPSVKALLGKEIRGRRPQDTVELAALILEEAEVAVVPGEAFGTPGYLRLSYALGDEDLVEGVSRIQKLLAEAQD; this is encoded by the coding sequence ATGAGCGCTGCAACCCCTCCCACCGAGCGCCGGGTCTCCGCCCGAGTCGGCGCGATCTCCGAGTCCGCCACTCTCGCCGTGGACGCCAAGGCCAAGGCCCTCAAGGCCGCCGGGCGGCCGGTGATCGGCTTCGGCGCCGGTGAGCCCGACTTCCCGACCCCGGACTACATCGTCCAGGCCGCCATCGAGGCCTGCTCGAACCCGAAGTACCACCGCTACACGCCGGCCGGCGGCCTGCCCGAGCTGAAGGCCGCCATCGCCGCCAAGACCCTGCGCGACTCCGGCTACGAGGTGGAGGCCGCCCAGGTCCTGGTGACCAACGGCGGCAAGCAGGCCATCTACGAGGCCTTCGCCGCCCTCCTCGACCCGGGCGACGAGGTCATCGTCCCGGCTCCTTACTGGACGACCTACCCGGAGTCCATCCGTCTGGCCGGCGGTGTCCCGGTCGAGGTCGTCGCCGACGAGACCACCGGCTACCGCGTGTCGGTCGAGCAGCTGGAGGCCGCCCGCACCGAGCACACCAAGGTGCTGCTCTTCGTCTCCCCGTCCAACCCGACGGGCGCGGTCTACACCCGCGAGCAGGTCGAGGAGATCGGCCGCTGGGCCGCCGACAAGGGCCTGTGGGTCCTGACCGACGAGATCTACGAGCACCTGGTCTACGGCGACGCCGAGTTCCACTCCGTGCCCGTGGTGGTGCCCGAGCTCGCCGACAAGTGCATCGTCGTCAACGGCGTGGCGAAGACGTACGCCATGACCGGCTGGCGCGTGGGCTGGGTCATCGGCCCCAAGGACGTCATCAAGGCCGCGACCAACCTCCAGTCGCACGCCACCTCGAACGTGTCCAACGTGGCCCAGGTCGCCGCCCTGGCCGCCGTCTCCGGCGACCTGACGGCCGTGGCCGAGATGCGCGAGGCCTTCGACCGCCGCCGCAAGACCATCGTGCGCATGCTCAACGAGATCGAGGGCGTCCTGTGCCCCGAGCCCGAGGGCGCCTTCTACGCGTACCCCTCGGTCAAGGCCCTGCTCGGCAAGGAGATCCGCGGCAGGCGCCCCCAGGACACGGTGGAGCTGGCCGCGCTCATCCTGGAGGAGGCCGAGGTCGCGGTCGTCCCGGGCGAGGCCTTCGGTACACCGGGGTATCTGCGTCTGTCCTACGCCCTGGGTGACGAGGATCTCGTCGAGGGCGTCAGCCGGATCCAGAAGCTTCTGGCCGAGGCGCAGGACTGA
- the secE gene encoding preprotein translocase subunit SecE, with product MTDAVGSIDMPDAEAPESKKKARKGGKRAKKGPLKRLATFYRQIVAELRKVVWPTRNQLTTYTTVVIVFVVIMIGLVTVIDYGLNHAAKYVFG from the coding sequence GTGACGGACGCCGTGGGCTCCATCGACATGCCTGATGCCGAGGCGCCCGAGTCCAAAAAGAAGGCTCGCAAGGGTGGTAAGCGTGCCAAGAAGGGCCCGCTGAAGCGCCTCGCCACCTTCTATCGCCAGATCGTCGCGGAGCTCCGCAAGGTCGTCTGGCCGACTCGCAATCAGCTGACGACGTACACCACAGTGGTGATCGTCTTCGTCGTCATCATGATTGGCCTGGTGACCGTGATTGACTATGGGCTCAACCACGCCGCCAAGTACGTCTTCGGCTGA
- the nusG gene encoding transcription termination/antitermination protein NusG, producing MSDPNLNDASESVESVDDELDIVEGADVVDEFEAADAAAGEPAEETALHVEDESGEDVEDEDVPADALTENDETAEDEHAEDVEDEDADEAEAEPAEPVDPVEALREELRTLPGEWYVIHTYAGYENRVKTNLEQRAVSLNVEDFIFQAEVPQEEVAQIKNGERKTIRQNKLPGYVLVRMDLTNESWGVVRNTPGVTGFVGNAYDPYPLTLDEIVKMLAPEAEEKAAREAAEAEGKPAPQRKVEVQVLDFEVGDSVTVTDGPFATLQATINEINADSKKVKGLVEIFGRETPVELSFDQIQKN from the coding sequence GTGTCTGACCCGAACCTGAACGACGCCAGCGAGTCGGTCGAGTCCGTTGACGACGAGCTCGACATCGTCGAGGGAGCGGACGTCGTGGACGAGTTCGAGGCTGCCGATGCCGCCGCCGGCGAGCCCGCCGAGGAAACGGCCCTGCACGTCGAGGACGAGTCCGGTGAGGACGTCGAGGACGAGGACGTCCCCGCGGACGCTCTCACCGAGAATGACGAGACCGCCGAGGACGAGCACGCCGAGGACGTCGAGGACGAGGACGCCGATGAGGCGGAGGCCGAGCCGGCCGAGCCCGTCGACCCCGTCGAGGCCCTCCGCGAGGAGCTCCGCACCCTCCCCGGCGAGTGGTACGTCATCCACACCTACGCCGGTTACGAGAACCGCGTGAAGACCAACCTCGAGCAGCGCGCCGTCTCGCTGAACGTCGAGGACTTCATCTTCCAGGCCGAGGTGCCGCAGGAAGAGGTCGCGCAGATCAAGAACGGCGAGCGCAAGACCATTCGCCAGAACAAGCTCCCCGGCTACGTGCTGGTGCGCATGGACCTGACGAACGAGTCCTGGGGCGTCGTCCGTAACACTCCCGGCGTCACCGGCTTCGTGGGCAACGCCTACGACCCGTACCCGCTGACCCTGGACGAGATCGTGAAGATGCTCGCCCCGGAGGCCGAGGAGAAGGCCGCGCGTGAGGCCGCCGAGGCCGAGGGCAAGCCCGCTCCGCAGCGCAAGGTCGAGGTCCAGGTGCTGGACTTCGAGGTCGGCGACTCGGTCACCGTCACCGACGGTCCGTTCGCCACGCTGCAGGCGACCATCAACGAGATCAACGCCGACTCGAAGAAGGTCAAGGGCCTCGTCGAGATCTTCGGCCGCGAGACCCCGGTCGAGCTCTCCTTCGACCAGATCCAGAAGAACTAG
- the rplK gene encoding 50S ribosomal protein L11: MPPKKKKVTGLIKLQINAGAANPAPPVGPALGQHGVNIMEFCKAYNAATESQRGWVIPVEITVYEDRSFTFVTKTPPAAKMILKAAGVEKGSGEPHKTKVAKITQAQVREIATTKLPDLNANDLDAASKIIAGTARSMGITVEG; the protein is encoded by the coding sequence ATGCCTCCCAAGAAGAAGAAGGTCACGGGGCTTATCAAGCTCCAGATCAACGCCGGTGCGGCGAACCCGGCCCCGCCGGTCGGCCCCGCGCTCGGTCAGCACGGCGTCAACATCATGGAGTTCTGCAAGGCCTACAACGCCGCGACCGAGTCGCAGCGTGGCTGGGTGATCCCGGTGGAGATCACGGTCTACGAAGACCGCTCCTTCACCTTCGTCACCAAGACTCCGCCGGCCGCGAAGATGATCCTCAAGGCCGCTGGTGTCGAGAAGGGCTCGGGCGAGCCGCACAAGACCAAGGTCGCCAAGATCACCCAGGCGCAGGTCCGTGAGATCGCCACGACCAAGCTTCCCGACCTGAACGCCAACGACCTGGACGCCGCGTCGAAGATCATCGCCGGCACCGCCCGTTCCATGGGCATCACGGTCGAGGGCTGA
- the rplA gene encoding 50S ribosomal protein L1, translating into MSKRSKSLRAADAKIDREKLYAPLEAVRLAKETSTSKFDGTVEVAFRLGVDPRKADQMVRGTVNLPHGTGKTARVLVFATGDRAEAALAAGADIVGSDELIDEVSKGRLDFDAVVATPDLMGKVGRLGRVLGPRGLMPNPKTGTVTPDVAKAVTEIKGGKIEFRVDKHSNLHFIIGKTSFEEAKLVENYGAALDEILRLKPSAAKGRYIKKAAISTTIGPGVPVDPNRTRNLLVEEDPAAV; encoded by the coding sequence GTGAGCAAGCGCAGCAAGTCTCTCCGCGCTGCGGACGCCAAGATCGACCGGGAGAAGCTCTACGCCCCGCTCGAGGCCGTCCGTCTCGCCAAGGAGACCTCCACGAGCAAGTTCGACGGCACCGTCGAGGTCGCCTTCCGTCTGGGTGTCGACCCGCGCAAGGCCGACCAGATGGTCCGTGGCACCGTGAACCTCCCGCACGGCACCGGTAAGACCGCCCGGGTCCTGGTCTTCGCGACCGGTGACCGTGCCGAGGCCGCACTCGCCGCGGGCGCCGACATCGTCGGCTCCGACGAGCTCATCGACGAGGTGTCGAAGGGCCGTCTGGACTTCGACGCCGTCGTCGCCACCCCGGACCTCATGGGCAAGGTCGGCCGCCTCGGCCGTGTCCTCGGCCCGCGTGGTCTGATGCCGAACCCGAAGACCGGCACCGTGACCCCGGACGTGGCCAAGGCCGTGACCGAGATCAAGGGCGGCAAGATCGAGTTCCGCGTCGACAAGCACTCGAACCTCCACTTCATCATCGGCAAGACCTCCTTCGAAGAGGCCAAGCTGGTGGAGAACTACGGCGCCGCGCTCGACGAGATCCTTCGTCTGAAGCCGTCGGCCGCCAAGGGTCGCTACATCAAGAAGGCCGCGATCAGCACCACGATCGGCCCCGGCGTTCCCGTCGACCCGAACCGCACCCGCAACCTCCTCGTCGAGGAGGACCCGGCCGCCGTCTGA
- a CDS encoding DUF1396 domain-containing protein, giving the protein MRGSVRRGATGAALAALVLGGGAVACAKSDESPKMTPAAAVAAAAKNTEAITSLTYRMTGKVPETGRVEAEAAMSMKPLAMSMKMNALDQGADGRMEIRVVDKAMYLGGGQAVAKELDGKSWMKFDLSGAAGGPGAGKLPSQAGQDPSQESTYLTGSKDVKKVGTEKVDGVSTTHYKGTVTLDDLRASLKDEDKATREKREKSLKQYEDLGADKLTMDMWIGPDDHTKQVRVRAAADKGPFDVTLTFLDYNKPVTVKAPPAKDTVDLAAMMKDAQAG; this is encoded by the coding sequence GTGCGTGGTTCCGTGCGTCGTGGCGCTACGGGGGCGGCGCTCGCCGCCCTGGTCCTCGGAGGCGGTGCCGTCGCCTGTGCGAAGAGTGACGAGTCGCCGAAGATGACGCCCGCCGCGGCCGTCGCCGCGGCGGCCAAGAACACCGAGGCCATCACGTCCCTCACCTACCGGATGACCGGCAAGGTCCCGGAGACCGGCCGGGTCGAGGCCGAGGCCGCGATGAGCATGAAGCCGCTGGCCATGAGCATGAAGATGAACGCGCTCGACCAGGGCGCCGACGGCAGGATGGAGATCCGGGTCGTCGACAAGGCGATGTACCTGGGCGGCGGACAGGCCGTGGCCAAGGAGCTGGACGGCAAGAGCTGGATGAAGTTCGACCTCTCCGGTGCGGCCGGAGGCCCCGGCGCAGGCAAGCTGCCGAGCCAGGCCGGCCAGGACCCGTCCCAGGAGTCCACCTACCTGACCGGGTCCAAGGACGTGAAGAAGGTCGGCACCGAGAAGGTCGACGGCGTATCGACCACGCACTACAAGGGCACCGTCACCCTCGACGACCTCCGCGCGAGCCTCAAGGACGAGGACAAGGCGACGCGGGAGAAGCGCGAGAAGAGCCTGAAGCAGTACGAGGACCTGGGCGCCGACAAGCTCACGATGGACATGTGGATCGGACCGGACGACCACACCAAGCAGGTGCGGGTGCGCGCCGCCGCCGACAAGGGCCCGTTCGACGTGACCCTGACCTTCCTGGACTACAACAAGCCGGTGACGGTGAAGGCCCCGCCGGCCAAGGACACCGTCGACCTGGCCGCGATGATGAAGGACGCCCAGGCGGGCTGA
- the rplJ gene encoding 50S ribosomal protein L10 has protein sequence MARPDKAAAVAELADQFRSSNAAVLTEYRGLTVAQLKTLRRSLGEDAQYAVVKNTLTKIAANEAGISTLDDLFNGPTAVAFITGDPVTSAKGLRDFAKDNPNLVIKGGVLDGKALSADEIKKLADLESREVLLAKLAGAFKGKQTQTAQLFQALPSKFVRTAEALRAKQAEQGGAE, from the coding sequence ATGGCAAGGCCCGACAAGGCTGCCGCGGTAGCCGAGCTCGCGGACCAGTTCCGCAGCTCGAACGCCGCTGTGCTGACCGAGTACCGGGGTCTCACCGTGGCGCAGCTCAAGACGCTGCGCCGTTCGCTCGGTGAAGACGCCCAGTACGCCGTGGTGAAGAACACGCTGACCAAGATTGCGGCCAACGAGGCCGGGATCTCCACGCTCGACGACCTGTTCAACGGTCCGACGGCGGTCGCCTTCATCACCGGTGACCCGGTGACGTCGGCGAAGGGTCTTCGTGACTTCGCCAAGGACAACCCCAACCTCGTCATCAAGGGCGGTGTCCTTGACGGCAAGGCGCTGTCCGCCGACGAGATCAAGAAGCTTGCGGACCTCGAGTCCCGCGAGGTTCTGCTCGCCAAGCTGGCGGGTGCCTTCAAGGGCAAGCAGACGCAGACTGCTCAGCTCTTCCAGGCGCTTCCCTCGAAGTTCGTCCGCACCGCGGAGGCGCTTCGTGCCAAGCAGGCCGAGCAGGGCGGTGCCGAGTAA